The following coding sequences are from one Ornithodoros turicata isolate Travis chromosome 1, ASM3712646v1, whole genome shotgun sequence window:
- the LOC135398149 gene encoding uncharacterized protein LOC135398149, with protein sequence MDSRILFLLGLAITVYGGEEGPRVVHASQTVSLTVERATDAAHVIADDGYHVALPEHAAAQAGHAVQQAGHAAEQAGHAVSKAGDAATKATHSVSHATHIVSQAGRAVSRAGHAVAHATHALTRAGFAALQAGHAALKARHAVAHARHAAAHAGHAVSDAEHTIALAKQGTIESSADARSDVHAFHEPFPSSEPARGVLATAAKAADVFAAVRNPTGLLAVGHDMVEDITINSPLSTLAIFKQPLRMDYVMAPIFAYGEPPVSTVYHAPHPAETVGHTAIAGIDTKFADVDARVNTIAGGNVHVDESSSGISVRNGLGLITGLGEGLGKSLKEGLLNRSGAETHVGIGVTVSKTAY encoded by the exons ATGGACAGCAGA ATTCTTTTCTTGCTGGGTCTGGCCATTACAGTGTACGGAGGAGAGGAAGGACCTCGTGTAGTACACGCGAGTCAAACGGTGTCACTTACAGTAGAACGTGCTACCGATGCTGCCCACGTCATAGCGGATGACGGATACCACGTTGCACTTCCCGAGCACGCCGCTGCCCAAGCTGGACATGCTGTACAACAAGCTGGACATGCTGCTGAGCAAGCTGGACACGCAGTATCGAAAGCAGGAGACGCTGCCACTAAGGCTACCCATTCAGTATCGCATGCGACTCACATCGTATCCCAGGCCGGACGTGCAGTGTCACGAGCCGGGCACGCTGTCGCGCATGCAACGCATGCGCTGACGCGAGCAGGGTTCGCTGCCTTGCAAGCTGGTCATGCTGCCCTGAAGGCTCGTCATGCAGTTGCACATGCTCGCCATGCAGCTGCACATGCTGGACATGCTGTTTCAGACGCCGAGCACACTATTGCGCTAGCAAAGCAAGGCACTATAGAGTCTAGCGCCGACGCCCGGAGTGACGTCCATGCTTTCCACGAACCGTTTCCTAGTTCAGAACCAGCTCGTGGTGTCCTAGCAACCGCAGCGAAAGCTGCGGATGTTTTTGCTGCAGTTCGTAATCCAACGGGGCTTCTAGCAGTTGGCCACGACATGGTTGAAGACATTACAATTAACTCCCCTCTCTCCACATTGGCCATCTTTAAGCAACCCTTGAGAATGGACTACGTTATGGCACCTATATTCGCCTACGGTGAACCCCCTGTGAGCACAGTTTACCACGCTCCACATCCCGCGGAAACTGTTGGTCACACTGCAATTGCTGGCATAGATACAAAATTTGCCGACGTTGATGCCAGGGTGAACACCATTGCAGGTGGAAATGTCCATGTAGATGAATCCTCCAGCGGCATTAGTGTCCGAAACGGCCTCGGACTCATAACTGGACTAGGGGAAGGTCTTGGGAAATCTCTCAAAGAAGGTCTCCTTAATCGCAGTGGTGCAGAAACGCATGTGGGAATCGGCGTTACCGTTTCTAAAACGGCATATTAA